A stretch of Verrucomicrobiota bacterium DNA encodes these proteins:
- a CDS encoding glycosyltransferase family 4 protein, whose translation MNIVQVTPGAGGMYCGNCFRDNALVAELRRQGHSTLMVPLYLPMTLEEPDQSAGTPLFFGGISVYLEQKSALFRNMPGWLRNALAAPALLKWAAGRAAKTQAADVGELTISMLRGEDGRQASELATLIAWLKTQPRPDVICLSNALLVGMARQLRAELGAPVFSLLQGEDSFLDAMREPQRAVAWELMAERAREVACFITPSHYFANRMRDRLRVAPAQIQVLPSGVNLQDFPTTPAGSPQPPVLGFFARQCKDKGLDLLVDAFLELRRRQRVPELRLKIGGGCGPADTAFVAVQKRKLERAGLLASVEFHPNVDRQAKIEFLRSLTVFSVPALYGEAFGLYLVEAMAAGVPVVQPRVAAFPEIIEATGGGELAEPTAIGLAEAIERLLLDPARCQMLARQGQRAAHAKYSTPQMARELTALFQAHGVAGV comes from the coding sequence ATGAATATTGTGCAAGTCACCCCGGGCGCCGGCGGCATGTACTGTGGAAATTGCTTCCGCGACAATGCGCTGGTAGCGGAGTTGCGTCGTCAGGGACATTCCACCCTGATGGTGCCGCTCTACCTGCCCATGACGCTGGAGGAACCGGACCAAAGCGCTGGCACACCACTATTTTTTGGCGGCATCAGCGTTTACTTGGAACAAAAATCCGCCCTTTTTCGCAATATGCCAGGCTGGTTGCGGAACGCGCTGGCCGCGCCTGCACTACTGAAATGGGCTGCAGGACGGGCCGCCAAGACCCAGGCGGCGGATGTGGGGGAGTTGACGATCTCCATGTTGCGCGGCGAGGATGGGCGACAAGCCAGCGAGTTGGCTACGCTGATTGCGTGGCTGAAGACTCAGCCGCGTCCGGATGTCATCTGCCTCTCCAATGCCTTGTTGGTTGGCATGGCGCGCCAGCTTCGCGCGGAGTTGGGCGCACCGGTGTTCAGCTTGTTGCAAGGGGAGGATTCGTTTCTGGATGCCATGCGGGAGCCGCAGCGTGCCGTGGCATGGGAATTGATGGCGGAGCGGGCACGGGAGGTGGCCTGTTTCATTACTCCCAGCCACTATTTTGCCAACCGCATGCGGGATCGGTTACGGGTTGCCCCCGCGCAAATTCAAGTGCTGCCCAGTGGCGTTAATCTCCAGGATTTTCCCACCACCCCGGCGGGCTCGCCACAACCACCAGTACTGGGCTTTTTCGCACGGCAATGCAAAGATAAGGGGTTGGATTTATTGGTGGACGCGTTCCTGGAGTTGCGACGGCGCCAGCGCGTGCCTGAATTGCGGTTGAAGATCGGTGGCGGCTGTGGTCCAGCCGATACCGCCTTTGTTGCTGTGCAAAAACGCAAACTGGAACGCGCCGGACTGCTCGCGTCCGTGGAGTTTCATCCCAACGTGGATCGCCAGGCTAAAATCGAGTTTTTACGGTCGCTCACGGTGTTCTCCGTGCCCGCGCTGTACGGCGAGGCGTTTGGGTTGTACTTGGTGGAAGCCATGGCGGCGGGTGTGCCGGTGGTACAGCCGCGCGTGGCCGCTTTTCCGGAAATCATTGAGGCTACTGGTGGCGGAGAGCTTGCGGAGCCGACGGCGATTGGCTTGGCGGAAGCCATCGAACGGCTGTTGTTGGACCCGGCCCGGTGTCAGATGCTGGCGCGGCAGGGACAACGAGCGGCTCATGCCAAGTACAGTACGCCCCAGATGGCTCGCGAGTTGACCGCGTTATTCCAAGCACATGGCGTTGCTGGCGTTTAA
- a CDS encoding formyltetrahydrofolate deformylase encodes MKSFATITVIGRDKTGVVARVTNFLFEQKANIEALEEQVTRGQFSMTIQASWKTAQMNPDTVRAGLAAFAKTLDMEIKLRWTEPRRRQRFAIMVTKEPHCLETILNEVRSRKLTADPVVVLSNRRDLEPVARRHHLPFVEVPWVERTQGEQQALEILEKHEVDFVVLARFMKILSPNFVWRYKNKIINIHPSLLPSFPGAQAYRQAYEGGVKVIGVTAHFVTMNLDEGPIIAQDCFRVKPNMGIKDIIANGQKLEAQVLLKAIKLYLSKRLDVYWGIVKQV; translated from the coding sequence ATGAAATCATTTGCAACCATCACGGTGATCGGACGGGACAAAACGGGTGTTGTGGCCCGGGTGACGAATTTTCTCTTCGAGCAGAAGGCCAATATCGAAGCCCTGGAGGAGCAGGTCACACGCGGACAGTTCAGCATGACCATCCAGGCGAGTTGGAAAACCGCCCAGATGAATCCCGACACGGTGCGTGCCGGACTGGCGGCGTTTGCCAAAACGCTGGACATGGAAATCAAGCTGCGCTGGACGGAACCGCGCCGCCGCCAGCGTTTTGCCATCATGGTCACCAAGGAACCGCATTGCCTGGAAACCATCCTGAATGAGGTGCGCTCCCGTAAACTGACCGCCGACCCAGTCGTCGTGCTCAGTAACCGGCGCGACTTGGAACCAGTGGCCAGGCGGCATCACCTCCCGTTCGTGGAAGTTCCCTGGGTAGAACGCACGCAAGGCGAGCAACAGGCGCTCGAAATTCTGGAAAAGCACGAGGTGGACTTTGTCGTGCTGGCCCGGTTCATGAAGATTCTTTCGCCCAATTTCGTGTGGCGTTATAAAAACAAGATCATCAATATTCATCCTTCGCTGCTGCCCAGTTTCCCCGGCGCGCAAGCGTACCGGCAGGCGTATGAAGGTGGTGTCAAGGTAATCGGCGTCACGGCGCACTTTGTCACGATGAACCTGGATGAAGGACCGATCATCGCGCAGGATTGTTTTCGCGTGAAACCCAACATGGGCATCAAGGATATCATTGCGAACGGTCAAAAACTGGAGGCGCAGGTGCTGCTCAAAGCGATCAAGCTGTATCTGTCCAAACGGTTGGACGTGTATTGGGGCATCGTCAAGCAGGTGTGA
- a CDS encoding FHA domain-containing protein — translation MAKLVVLSEGYTGLTYELKVEKTTIGRVDDNTLCIPEASVSSHHCEIHLRGTEVVIKDLDSTNGTFIGGNQIHEATLKPGQILRLGNLQMRLESDQAAPPKKQVLDHTIALPQGVKLNELETGLQPVNFETNSPFAKKTNKTNLVFIIVGVILGLVIIGLLVYAFKQQGQSGPAPSTQTTP, via the coding sequence ATGGCAAAACTAGTGGTATTAAGTGAGGGGTACACCGGGCTTACCTATGAGCTTAAGGTGGAGAAGACTACCATTGGCCGGGTGGACGACAACACGCTGTGCATTCCCGAAGCATCCGTATCCAGCCATCATTGTGAAATTCACCTACGTGGCACCGAGGTTGTCATCAAAGATTTGGATTCCACCAACGGTACGTTTATTGGCGGAAACCAGATCCATGAAGCCACTCTCAAGCCGGGCCAGATATTGCGTTTGGGCAACCTGCAAATGCGGTTGGAGTCTGATCAAGCGGCACCGCCCAAAAAACAGGTATTGGATCATACCATCGCTTTGCCGCAAGGCGTTAAACTTAATGAGTTGGAAACTGGTCTCCAACCGGTCAACTTTGAAACGAACTCCCCGTTTGCCAAAAAGACCAACAAGACCAACTTGGTTTTTATCATCGTCGGCGTCATCCTGGGTTTGGTGATTATCGGGCTCTTGGTTTATGCGTTCAAGCAGCAGGGGCAATCTGGTCCCGCGCCCTCCACGCAGACAACGCCATAA
- the pyrE gene encoding orotate phosphoribosyltransferase, with amino-acid sequence MTETQVLDVFRKTGALLEGHFILRSGLRSRQFFQCALALQYMPDVEKLGAALAAKLKPLGAVTVVSPAMGGLVIGQEVARQLGLRFIFVEKEEGKLVLRRGFKIAAGEKILVVEDVVTKGGRVVETMDIVRAHQGVVAGVAMVVDRSNGLVNLGVPMCSLLKLNVETFEADKLPPDLAAMPPVKPGSK; translated from the coding sequence ATGACAGAAACACAAGTCCTTGATGTTTTTCGGAAAACCGGCGCCCTGCTGGAAGGTCATTTCATTTTGCGAAGCGGCCTGCGCAGTCGGCAGTTCTTTCAATGCGCGTTGGCGCTCCAGTACATGCCGGATGTGGAAAAATTGGGAGCCGCCTTGGCGGCCAAGTTGAAGCCATTGGGCGCAGTAACAGTCGTTTCCCCGGCCATGGGTGGCTTGGTGATCGGCCAGGAAGTCGCCCGCCAACTTGGTCTCCGGTTCATCTTTGTGGAAAAGGAGGAGGGTAAACTCGTATTGCGGCGCGGTTTTAAGATTGCCGCCGGTGAGAAAATCCTCGTGGTGGAAGACGTGGTCACCAAGGGTGGCCGGGTGGTGGAAACCATGGACATCGTGCGGGCGCATCAGGGTGTTGTCGCCGGGGTTGCCATGGTGGTGGATCGTTCCAATGGGCTGGTGAATCTGGGGGTGCCGATGTGCAGCCTGCTTAAACTTAACGTCGAGACCTTTGAAGCCGACAAGCTGCCGCCTGACTTGGCGGCCATGCCGCCGGTGAAACCCGGCAGTAAATAA